Part of the Xiphophorus couchianus chromosome 2, X_couchianus-1.0, whole genome shotgun sequence genome, AGTTCCTCATCCCAGTACTGCTCGTGGGTGAGCTCAGCATGGTTCCTTCGCATTGTTTGCTCCAAAGCATCAATCTCTTCTTGCAGTTGAGATTCTGATACTGGTGAGGGGCTTGGAGAAGGATATGGACGATATGGTGACTCCTTCTCTAGGACCTCGAGCTGGCCCTCTATGGCTCTCAGTCTCTCTTGTTGTTGAAGGATCTTTTTAAACACTTCCTCCTTAGTAGGCCCAATAGGAGGTGAGGGAGAATGTGGGGATACAGGACTAGATAAGGGGGATGGTGAGACCCTTTGCTCTGATGAGTCCTTTGGAGACCTCTGAAATTGCTTAGGTTTGGTCTTTGGGGAAGTGGATGGCCCCAAGTTAAACGTTAGTGCTTTCTTAGGTTGGTTACGTTTCAGGGGCTCTGGCTCAGGATGTTTGGGCAGTTGAAGAGGAGACTGTCTTTCTTGTTTTGAACTAGGACCATCACTGCTGCTAGGGCCAGTACGCCGCAGGAAGAACTGAACCTCGTTGCCATGTTGGCCCAACTTGGCCAAAGACTCCAGGGGTCTCTCTGTAGCCAAAAGCTGCCTTTCAGTGTCCCTCAAACGTTGAATAAGAACATATCGACCAGTCTGACctggaaaacagacaaaaagacagAGAGTTAAGCACAGaagcattattattttactaaaacCCTTTTATATTAGAGGAAGATATACTCTAGATTCTTTTATCTTGTGCCAATTTTTGAGAAAGCCTAAAATTGCAAAGCTTAAgatcagtcagattggatggagtcTGTGAATGTGCAGttccaaaatgttttaagttagaTTACATTTGGACTCTGAAAAGATCATTTTATTGCATTGATATGCTTTGATCAACATCCAACATGACAAAGTCAGTCCTCCAGAGTcagtgtcctgcatgttttagatgtgtctctgatCCAACACAGATAattcaaatggctgaattacttCCTCAATAAGCCATTAAGTTCTACAGAAACCagttaatgaattatttatttgattatgtTGTGTTAAACGATGGAGACGTCTTAAGCATGCCGGACACAAGCCCTTGAGAGTTGAAGTTGGGTCACCTCTGATCTAATCCACTTTGTTGTAGTCCTGGTTGTACGTTTGGGTTGTTGTTCTGTAAGGTGAATCTCTGCCACAGTCACAAGTCTTTTGCAATCTCTGaaagattttcttccaggattcctcttgtatttttctccatccaCCAACTCTTACTATCCTGTCTCTcctcaaaaaaatatttctagtaGTCCATGGTAGTTGCTACTACCATGTTTCATCACGAGTAAGATGAGCTTAAGGTAGTGAGTTGCACTAGTTTTTGAGCATTATCTGATTCATACTGCATACAGTACACTGAGAACAGTGCACTGATATACAGCTATATCTCTATCAAtgtgatttggaaaaatgttggaTGTATACAACTCGCacaacaagtgaaaaaaaattcagatagAGTGAAGTTTCCACAAGGATCTGGAAATTAGGGCAAACACTCCCCAATGACTTGGCAACAAGCTCACTCACAGAAGGAGGAGAGTCTAAATGCGGAGTGATGCTGTTTAATGCTGCTGCAGCGTGTGGCTAGCATTAAGCCGGAGGACACAGGGATGGACACCCTGCTGAAATCCAAGATCCAGTTAAGGACTTGATTCAGGTCAGTGAAGAGAgataaaaagcaagaaaaacaggATGTCTTCTCCCTTACTTGTTACAACAATTTCATAATGCAGATTGCTAAGGGTTTTTatacaaactgtgaaaaaagagaaaaaaatatacaaatgcaATATGCTACTCTTGGAGGACAATAACTGTAGAGGCTGAAGTACTCACCAATGGCCTGTGCCAAAGCAATGACGACATCTTGGCAGGAAGTTTCTTGAGACAGGCCGCAGACCACGCGCACCACTCCATCCACCCACACTTTGAGCTCCATCTTGGACCAAGCAGGACACACTGAGCGGTTAGATTGTCCTCAAAGCAGATCAGCTCAGTTAGGCTTGTCACACTCTACCGATGCATGACCCTCTGCAAAATAATacacagcagagagagagaggtgagtTAGTGTGACTGATAATATCATATTGCAAGTTTATACACCAAACAGTACTGACGTCAAAATCTGACATGATGAACGAGATGAACatacagtggcttgcaaaatTCATCCCCCTTAAACAACTAAGTCATCCATAATTTGGAAACTATATggtagttaacattttttacaaatacaaagcagaaagtgtggtgtgcatttgtccCATCAAGATTAAAAGTTTTCCAAACCActtcactgaaatgtttgcttCTTTTCGGAACATAGCACAGGATCAGAGAGAGCCACTGTAGACACCAGTTTTCTAGTCCTGTTAATTTAGTTTAGGTCTGGACCTCccacacataaatatgctttcatTTGCTTCATTGTTTTGGCTTTGGCTACACATTGCCCTAGTCTCAAGTCTTCTCCAGTCTCTCAGGTTTTCTACCAGGATTCCCCTCTATTTAGCTTCATCCACCAACTcttaccaccaccatgtttcaccttCATGCTTGTTTTCTGGCACACCGTGTTTAGTGCTGTTTCTCTAATTAATGCTTTCCTAGCTCTGTCTGTCATTTAACATTGAAGTCTATTGTTTCCTATTTCTAGATGACAGATTCAGCTGTTTTGTGGAAAGCTAAAAGCTTAGAATGTGGTTTTACACACCTAGACACCTCAGTGAACTTCCAAACAACCTTATCCCATACATGTACACTGTGTTTCACTGTTTGTTCATCAATGTTCTCTTATAAACCTCTGAAGCTATCACAAGACAGCTGTAtgtatactgagattaaattacgcACAGGAGGACACTGTTTACTAAATAGGTGGCTTGGGAAAGCAGCTGGTTGGGCAAAACTATGAAGACTGGTGTCGAAGTAAAGGGGGAATGCTTATCTTTTCgcatttttctttgaaaaatcttaaaaataatgaatcatttatctttcactttacaattactttgtgttggttcatcacataaaatcaccaCAACAGTCAAGGGagatgaatacttttgtgagtCACTGTAGTTATAGGGTTGAAGACTGTTGGCAAAGTATTAGTAGAGTGAGGCCAGATTATGTTATGTCCGAGTGCTTTGTTAATAGACCTGACAGTAGCTTGTAGACCTGTGAGCAAGAATGCTGACCTGTAGCCACTTTAAATGCTCTGTTGCCTGCCTCCAAAGATTTTATAATAGCTTGGTGCCAAGAGGAACTGACAGGAAGGGCACAGTCACTCATGGCTGTTTAGGATGTGTGTTGAGAGAAGAAAACCACAGAAAGACAAGAATGTGTATGTGCATGCTGGATTCAACTAGCCTCAGCAGGACCAGAGCTGGATTCAAATTAACTTTCCAGACCTGAGCAGAAGGTTTAACCTAAAGAAATGTCATTACACTGCCTCTATCCCCTCTGTGGGTACTTTAATAgcaaaacttcaaaacaaagtaataaatCCTATGAGCGCATTTAAGAAGTGAAGTGCTGCAGGCATTTGTCTCCTGAACTTGGCATggcaaatgatttttttctgttcaggtAGCTCAAAGAGAGCTCCTCAGCCAGTCAGACAGATGGTGTTCTCTTTATGTCTCCCTGGTTCTCAATGGGAGGTGTTTTACTTTGAACGCCACCATTATCTTGCCCTTCATTCAAAGCGTGGCTTTGCTCCACAGGCTGCTTATTGGGAGCAGCTCCGAAGGAATGCACTGACTTCATCTTCCAGCTGGAAGAATTCCTGATTTCTTTAACAAAAGCCCTTAACCCCACCCCTGCTCCACTACTGACCTGGTTGCCCTGCGCCACCATTGCTCTCCACTGTTTAAATGCCAAACAAAAAGTCTTGTGGTGAGCAATAAACTATCTGATGTGGCAACATTGCACGGCACATCTCAATACGACAgcacaaacagaacaaataacAGTGTGACTCAAGAATTGAACCAGCAGAACGAGATCATTGGAAAACAAGAAGGCGACATTAGCGGGTGATCACACACCAAAGGAATTTATTTGAGGGATGTAGGGGAAGGCAATTTTATCTGGCAGGATATGTGATTTGAAAGAGGAGCGTTTATCAGATATCAAAACGTTAAAATTTCAACAGCACACGTCCACCATTTTCTTTGACAGAACAGAGTGTGAACTGCTGTAATATATAATTAACCCTATCTGCATGCCATAAAGTGGGTGTAGACAATCATTCACCTCAGTGGTGAGGCTTCTCATAAGTTCAAGAAAACAAGACAGCAGGagggaaacatttgtttttttaagccatCTGCAGTAGAATCCTCAAGTCAAAACCCTGAGCTCATTTgtcatctttttaaaacatacgTTTACTGAGTTTTAAACAAGCATTTGTAttgcttccttttatttttgtatgttacaaaataaacacacttcAATGTAGATATCAGATCTGAATTTTATGATCATCAAAGATTAGttcataactgtgaagtggaataAATTTGACACAAATAGATGTGGGCatgagtcaatactttgcagaaccaCATT contains:
- the rassf7a gene encoding ras association domain-containing protein 7, coding for MELKVWVDGVVRVVCGLSQETSCQDVVIALAQAIGQTGRYVLIQRLRDTERQLLATERPLESLAKLGQHGNEVQFFLRRTGPSSSDGPSSKQERQSPLQLPKHPEPEPLKRNQPKKALTFNLGPSTSPKTKPKQFQRSPKDSSEQRVSPSPLSSPVSPHSPSPPIGPTKEEVFKKILQQQERLRAIEGQLEVLEKESPYRPYPSPSPSPVSESQLQEEIDALEQTMRRNHAELTHEQYWDEELQVEVDKEREMRRKLTDLHAKLDDCGRRLHDFSVRSAQLEQEIQRESQAASKASGAKESLDAVKTELRIQERKGIDFEEQVSEGDKALEKAESLLQAKQNELEDLNKELRQCNLQQFIQQTGVVPAHTHSRTELQEQLEQLELAAGRSATPVEFPSRPTAKQFLGHPRNLQNPLVSSLNPEVLTSRESSWR